CTCCTCAAGACAACCAAGGATGGCAACATGGAGAAGATCCAGGCCTGCATCGCACAAGTGGCCAAATACCAGTTCGACCCATCGGTACAGATCACACAGCTCACCATGCTGACCTTGCTGCTTGAGGTCGCCGCAAGTCTACACCACCAGAACCCAGACCATACGGCTCAGAAGCTGCGGCAGTTGCAGGTGTGCCTGGACGATTGCGAAGAATGGCATAATGTCAAGTCTGACTTTCTCGTGCCTATCAAGAAGGAGTCTTCTGCGGCCAGGACTGTGAGCGATGATACTCAGGCTATTCTGCGGCTGGGCGAGGGTGAGGGCGAGATGGATTATCTGGTCATGACGTTTATGACAAAGATGGAGCTGAGATCACTCGTGTACGTGCTTCTTATAGGATATCTATTATGCTGCCCCCGTCTGTGGCCATAGAATTACCGACGAAAAGCTAACATTCTGGTGTAGATTTACCATTAGCGGCCTGGCCAATTTTCACAAGCCTTCTTCACAAGGTCGCAGATCAACAGAGTTTTGGAAGGAAGGCCTCAAGATACTCGAGACATGTAAGTCTGCCGCGCATACACTATTACATGCAGTGCATTTTGCTGAGACTCGTTAGGGGACGCTTCGACAGCTGGTATACCTTACGGCGCCCCCATCCCCTTAAATGTGGCGATTAAGCAGCGGGCCTGGCGGATAGAAGCTCAGGCTTACCTGACTGTTCTCCTGGGATTGGTAGCGGCAAGTCACTGTCAATGGGCAACGGTTAAGCAAATGGTTCAGAATCTTGAgtcttttgtttctcccTCGACGCAGCCTACTGTGAGATTGCTCTCGACCTATCTAAAAGGCGTCTATCACCAGGGTATCGGCAGCCTCCAAGCCGCCGTCGATATCTTCCTGGACGACCGCTTCAAGGTCCATCAGCAAGGAAGCACTGGGATCAAGGCCGGGCAGCAGGAGATTGCGCTGCTTGCGGGGCTGAACAGGCTCTGGATCATGCAGCACCCGTCTTGTCGAAACGACCAGGAAACCTTGGATCTCatcgagcagcttcagcctcactGCGCCAACCACAACAACATCGATCTCCGGACTGCCTGGCACAACGTCATGGCGGCCTTGGTGACGgatcctcctcagcagctcaaccagcaaaagcagcatATCcacgccgccatggctggctcCAAGGTCACTAGTAACGTGCTCGGAGCCGCCGTCACGCTCTGCATCATGCGCAGCCGCTTCTTCGAAAACGTCATTGGCGAGCAGGCACTCAAGAGCGCTCGAGCGGCAGCCAAGCAAGCGGAAAGGAGCGGCAACGTGCTGTGGCAGAGCGTGGCAGACGGCATGCTGGCGCAGTCGTATGAGGTTCAgggacagagagaagaagccaaacaAGAGTGGGACAAGGCAACTGAGGAAGCCAGAGACGCGTTTTCTCGCAGCTTGTGAGAAGTGTGTTTTCGTGTAAAAAGGACCATGAAAAGATATAATTGTTTTGCGAAGGAATCGTTCTTGTAtaggggggagagggagtTAACAGGGTTTGACTGGtatttttattctttctgTGGTTTTCCTCCCATTGTTTCACTAGAACATGATTTCTGGCCCAGAAGGGAAATTTGGATGGCTTTTTATACAGCAGGGATCCTGGTATATATGaaagattaaaaaaaaattgtaCGATACCTGACCAGAGAGATCATGGCCATTATTATACTTGGGAGGGAAAGGGTCGTGGGACACTGCTAGACGAGGAAGAGTCCTCGAGGGCGCTGTTTTTAATATGGTTTCCTCCTTTAAAAATCCCCAGAAAAATTAGAAGTCTGTAGTAATTGTGTGTTTTCATGGCATTCTTTTGGCCCTCCTCTTACCTGATTGAAGTCACTGTCCTTTGCTACTTGAACCagatattatttattaaaatgATGTATTAGGAACGGATAGTTGGCCTGTCTCATCGGCGGCCAAAGCCTGGCGGAGGCTGGAATCCAGGAGGTGGCATGAACCCAGGAGGCACTGGAGGCGTCCCTGAAGCTCCTGGAGGAGGCACTGGGAAACCAGGAGGCGGGACTGCCGGGAAGCCTTGCGGCGGAGGAGCACCGCCAGGAGGGCCCCCTGAGGGAGGGCGGAAGTGGGACGGATGGAAGTCTGCAGGGTTCGTGTATCCGCCCTGGATCTGAGGAGGTCGCGCAGGCAGACCTGACGGCGCCGGTGGGAGAGGAGCTGAGCCTCGCCCGGCACCAGGGAAGCCATTTGGAGCGTGGCCAGGACCACCGCCATAAGGAGACGGTCCGCGTGGAGGAGGGGCAAAGCCGCTTGGAATATTCGCATGTGTGGGCGTTCCCATCATCGGGGGCGGTACTCCAGCGGGCATGCCGCCCATTGCACCGGAATCGAAGCCAGCGGGAGCGGATGGGGGTGCTGCGTTGGcgggagcaggagcagcggcCGCCGAGTTCATGAGGAAGGCctgaggaagaggttggGCCTCGGGAAGGATATTTCTTGACTTGGCCTGCGCGGCCAGGGCTCGCTCAGCCTGATCACCgtgtctctctcccttgccgTCCTTCTTGAAGGCGTATTGCACAGACACCTCCTTGCTGAGGATGTACTGACCATGCAGGTTGGAAATGGCAGCATCACTGCTCTCGAAGTCGCCGTAGCTGACGAAGCCAAAGCCCTTGCTCGCGCCGCTATCTTCCCTAGCAACCTTGGGAATGCTCAGCAGCGGGCCGAAGCGACTAAAAGTGTCGTAGAGGATCTTCTCGTCGACCATGGGATCGAGGTTTCCGATGAACAGCTCGGCGCCAACCTCGGCTGCCTTTTGCTTATCAGCGCTGGCCTTGTTGACGCGAAGCGATTTGCCGTAGAGCTTGATGCCGTTCATGACGTTGGCGGCGTACTCGGCGTCGGCAGGGGTGCGAAACTcgacgaagccgaagccCTGGTGGGTTTGGGTGACGCGATCTCGAGGCATGTGGATGTTGTGGATGGGGCCCATCTGGAGCATGATTTCGTAGACCATGGCCGAGGTCGCGCGCTCGTCGATGTTGCCAATGTAGACCGTGGCCTCCTTGTCTTGCTCCCTAGGTTTATGGTCAGTTTGATTCATGGCAAATGGTATCAATACGCGAGGTAAACGGGGGTGAGGTTTGGGGGAAGCTCCAAAGAGAAACGTACCAATGCCTGTTGACTGCCATTTTGACGGTTTGCAGGCCGGGGCCTTACGAGAACGGCTCGAGAGATAGAAGTTGAATGCTGGATATAGGAATTGGGTCTCTGAATGGCGTTGCTATCAGTGAATAGTGagcaaaaggaagagaaacagCTTCAATATCGTCGTCGCGTCTGATGCAGCTTAGGATGAAGCTCGGAAATCTCAACCACAGAAATGTTTCGCAGCA
Above is a genomic segment from Trichoderma breve strain T069 chromosome 6, whole genome shotgun sequence containing:
- a CDS encoding RNA recognition motif domain-containing protein translates to MAVNRHWEQDKEATVYIGNIDERATSAMVYEIMLQMGPIHNIHMPRDRVTQTHQGFGFVEFRTPADAEYAANVMNGIKLYGKSLRVNKASADKQKAAEVGAELFIGNLDPMVDEKILYDTFSRFGPLLSIPKVAREDSGASKGFGFVSYGDFESSDAAISNLHGQYILSKEVSVQYAFKKDGKGERHGDQAERALAAQAKSRNILPEAQPLPQAFLMNSAAAAPAPANAAPPSAPAGFDSGAMGGMPAGVPPPMMGTPTHANIPSGFAPPPRGPSPYGGGPGHAPNGFPGAGRGSAPLPPAPSGLPARPPQIQGGYTNPADFHPSHFRPPSGGPPGVPPPGASGTPPVPPGFMPPPGFQPPPGFGRR